The DNA segment TTATGTTTAAGCTACTAAAAGAAGTAAATTGTTCTAATGTTGGCTtgtctagcaagtgaaatgttaggcgccatcacgatcttgACGGTGGGAATTCTAGGTCGTGACAAAAATTGAATTACTAAAAAGATATAATATTCCTTccgttctaatttatgtgaaTCTTTTCGCATTTAAGATTCAAATTATATAAACTTTGGTCTATATTTTGGCATATGTTTTTTCATCATATTgacaatttttttctttttatatgctataatattttttggataattttttgaatatttaaatTTCTACTTTAAATATTACATCAATCTAATTTAATCAAATTAGCTTTCGAAAAACGAAAAAATTCAACTGAACTGAATTGGAGGAGTACAAAACATCTCACCTTTTTGACATAAAGACAATAACATATAGGAGTAATAATATCTTTCACTAATATTATTTTGCACTTTTTTTGGCAATATACTGTTCCCAATTGTGCGACTAATTTTTTGGGCAAAAAACCATGACACTATCCTTTATGGGATACATGAATTTGCCCCAAATGGACAACGTTACTTTGGAACGAATCAAAGGTACACAATAATTCAAACCTCACGAAAATACTATTTAGTCCCAAAATTTCCAAATTAGTCAGCTCACTTGCTTCTATTCGTTGTAGAATTTTCTCTTCACTAAACagatttttaaaaaagaaagcaAATTTCCATTTTCTAAAATAACAAAACCTTATTTTAATTCATAATAATAATATTCATAATACAAGGACCCCACCCAAATCTCACTAAAcctagtgggcgtttggacataagaattgtaatattttaaaaaaggtgaatatttttttcaagtgaaaatggtatttgaaaattaaagttgtgtttggacatgaatataattttgggttgtttttgaagttttgtgagtgaaaactttgaaaaatagttttttgaattttttcaaattttcaaaaaatttcacaatttatttttaagtgaaaaatgaaaaatttatGGCGAaacaataatttaaaaaaaaaaaaaaatttcgagaaaaaagtgaaaaaattctCATGTCCAAACAGGCTCTTAGTCACACCAAATTctagcttgtttggatggttgttacccattgtattatatagtattgttactttaaatacgatgtttgttttgattgttacttaaattttactgtatcgtatcgttaaatccgttgttacataacgacgaaatgtgtcactttatgtaatgaccgatttggtgtgatcgcatcgttaccttgtctttttctctcaatctcaccctttattattattattatataattttattttattatttaccttacttttttatataataattttatcttgcatcataatttttctttataatattgcaagtttattcttcatattgctggtgCATGATATCATGAAATGATGTCAAACGACataatctatccaaacattatatttatCAAACGATAACGATACAgtgaaatacaatacaatacgatacaatatatTATGAAACGAACATAACAACCATGGAAACAAGGTGTccctaccaaaaaaaaaaactctccTTTATTTCCCACGAACCTTCCTCACACCCCATATGCCCCTCTCCCCCACCCCCCAAAACCGCGAGGGTATTATTTTCTTCGCTATTTCTTATTTGACCAATCAACTCTACACTCCCACCTCTTAGGGTCATTCTCCTCAATTGACCCTTCTCAATTTCATCTTTCTAGGGTTTCCGTTTTTCACTTTTTCCTCTACAATCACAGCCACATATtcatatatacagtgtaattctattgattttttgaagaaaaaatgaAGCTTTTGGTGGATTCATCAACCCCGTCATCATCATCAGCTTGTAAAGAGATTAAGGTTTTTGGTGAAAGTAATATTTTTCCACCTGGGTTTAGGTTTCACCCGACAGATGAGGAGCTTGTTGTGTACTACTTGAAGAGGAAGATCTGTCGGCGCCGGATCTTGCTTGATGCTATTGCTGAGACTGACGTGTACAAGTGGGATCCTGAGGATTTGCCTGGTATGTATCAATTCTCTTACTATATTATATTTTTGTTATTATAATTTGAAAGATTAGATTTGTATGTGTTGTTTGAGGAGTTGACTTGATTTGATCATGTGAGTGACTGTTTTTTGTAGGGTTTTGGCGTGTGAAGTGTGTTGTTTTGTTGTGTTTGTGATTTTGTTTTTGAGGATTGTGATTTAACTGCGTGTTGTATACTTGTATTGTTTTCTTTCTGGAGTATTTTTGTCGTTGACTTTATTGTTTGGCATGATTTTACCCTTTTTGCGTTCTTAATTCTCTCTGTGGATGAAGGTGTGTACTGGTTGAAGGTTTATATGTAATGTTTATGTGTTATGCATTGTGCAAGGAAATATTAGTCATCATGGCTCTATTGTGTTTGTTTGCTTGACAAATATTTATTTGGGGTGAAGTAGATTTGTCATAAAGATGGTTTTTTGCGTAACTCTGAGTTTCTGTTAAAGGTTTACTGTGTGTgtgtggttttttttttttttttttttttttggttttggccTAGCCCGGGGGTGGGTGGGGGGGTTCTATGTTGAATCCTGTGATTTTTGTGTATATTGTGATCAAAGTTTGTGTGAACTGAGGGACGAATAGGAATGGAGATCGAGGGCATATATAAGCTCTAAGTAGTTTAATTTTGAGAAAAGAAAGGATGTATCATTATCAGTATTTGACACGCACATAAGTATATTTATGATTCTTCGACATTAATGGAAATAATCATGTTCCATGTATAGCTATGGTATTCTAAATTCCTCATGTTCCATGAGAAAAGAAAGGATGTATTCTAATAGATAGGTTCTATTTTGAGTCATGTGTTTTTTGTGTATATTGTGATCAAAGTTTGTGTGAACTGAGGGACGAATAAGAATGGAGATCGAGGGCATATATAAGCTCTCAGTAGTTTAATTTTGAGAAAAGAAAGGATGTATCATTATCAGTATTTGACACGCACATAAGTATATTTATGATTCTTCGACATTAATGGAAATAATCATGTTCCATGTATAACTATTGTATTCTAAATTCCTCATGCTTCTCTTTGTTTGTTTGATGGCTTTTCCTCTCTTGACATGCTCCCTAACTTGAATTTCATACGATATTTTATTCTCTTCAATTGTCTGAAACTAATTGTTGCTGATTGATACTCATATTTGGGTTGATGTACTTTCATGACCATCTTTGAATCTTCTGAACTCTTATCTGACTGTTTTTGCAAATTTGAATTGCAGATTTGTCCAAGTTAAAAACTGGAGACAGGCAGTGGTTCTTCTTTAGTCCCAGAGAGAGAAAATATCCCAATGGAGCACGGTCAAACAGGGCAACAAAGCACGGATATTGGAAAGCTACTGGAAAGGATCGTATTATTACATGCAACTCTCGTGCAGTTGGAGTCAAGAAGACACTTGTCTTTTATAAAGGCCGAGCACCTGTAGGTGAACGGACAGATTGGGTGATGCATGAATATACCATGGATGAAGAAGAGCTGAAAAGATGTAAGAATGCACAGGACTACTATGCACTTTACAAGGTCTTTAAGAAGAGCGGGCCTGGCCCCAAGAATGGTGAGCAATATGGTGCATATTTTAGAGAGGAGGACTGGGTTGATGATGAGTGTCCAGTAGCCGAAGTCTCTGTTCAGCAGGAGAATTCCACAAAGCACGTTAATGAAGTTCCAGCTGCTGCTGATGATGCACTTGAGGAACTGCTGAAACGTATTGCAGATGATGAGCATGTGCTTCTTGAGCCTTTCTTTGTAGATAACGACTATGCATTGGATCAGCTTGTACAAGAGGAAGATACTGAAAGTACCTTGTTAGATCAGTCAATGGAAGTTAATTTGTACAATCATTGTGCTGTTGTTGGCCCAAGCTGCCAGCAGTATAATGCGAACACAAGCTTTGACCTGACACAATCAGGCACATCACAATTGCAGTTGCACGAGGCAGCAGAGGTCTCATCTGCTCCTGTGAATCCTGAAAAGGTGCTACCTGCGGTGGAAGAGGATTTCCTGGAAGACTTTCTGGAGATGGATGATCTTCTTGGTCCAGAACCGAGTGTTCAAAACTTCGATGATTCAGCGCTCTCTATTCAAAACTTTGATAATCAAACACCAAATGGTCAAATCTTCGACAAGCCTGCTGGAAACCTGGGGACTGTGCAGTTTGATGACTTCGATGGCTTAGGAGAGTTTGACCTGTATCATGATGCACACTTGCTTCTTGATAATGAGGGGACAACGGTGGGGCAAAATGCTGAACTATATATGAACAACTTTGTGAATGGGATTGCATACCCAGATTCCACTACATACATGAGCACTTTCCAAAATGGCATGATGAACAACCGGCAGATGCACTTGAATCATGAAAACCAGATAAACCATCAATTGTGGAGGCATGACGAAAGTTTCAACGTCTTTAACCCCATTGAAGGAGACCAATCAGTTGTTCATCAAGCAACTTCAGGTATTCAAAGAATTCCATATAGCGATGCTGCCAGTTTTGCTTGGCTAATGCCTTAATATTGTCATACTTTTTCAAGATTTGTATAAAACACATTCTCTATGTTATCTGACTTAGTGGAGCTCATGGACAGATGGATGGTATTGAATAACCATGTCATCTTCAGCATGGCAAGAACTCTTTTGCCCAAGTGGAAATGGGGGAGTTTGAGCCAGCTTCAAGAGCTCTTCTGCTGTTAATATATTGGTGCTATATTTTATTCTAACTTTAGCAAGTTCTGGCAATGTTTAGGTGTGGTATATGATAATAATACAAATCATCCTGTGGGCGCAAATCAAAATCCAATAGCCAAAAAGAATGATGGTGCACAATCGTGGATATCCTCTAATTTGTGGGCTTTCGTGGATTCTATACCCACCACACCTGCTTCAGCTGCTGAAAGTGCTCTAGTTAACAGGGCCTTTGAGCGTATGTCTAGCTTTAGTAGGATGAAATTAAATGCCAGGAACATGAATGTTGCTGCAGGTAATACCTCTGCAGCTTCAAGTAGTTCGGGCAAATCCAAAAatggatttttttgtttttctttacttGGAGTACTTTGTGCAATCTTGTGGGTGTTAATAGGAATTTCTGATAAAATCCTGGGGAGATATATATCCTCATGAATATGTGAAGAGTTTTGCTTTGCTATTTTATCATCTGGCTTCTTGCCAGAATCAATGGAAAGCTGAGCACATAATTTACAGATGATAGGAAATTGTACTTGATGTATGATTGTCTCAATTCTCCTCCAACCCTGGCCCTTGACCAAAGAAACCCCTGAAACAAAGACAAACTAAATTGAGATTTAAAGATAACTATGCATTAAaaggtggtgtgatatgttatcccaaaaaaaaaaagttgaccTATATCTCCTGTTTCTCTTTGTTTATGGTCTTAGCTCATGAATATCATCCTGCTCACAAAGGGGTGAAGGTGATGTTTTCTTTTGATTAGTAAATACTTGCCGTTTTTATTTTGTAAACTTGCTTGGATAGATTGTTTTTTCCCCCTTAGATTTATAGCAGACAAACGTTACGTTCCATCGGATCAATAAGCTGCACGTCGCATTGCCCAAAGTGTTTATTTGTAGTCGGAATATCTGAGTAGCTGGAGTTATTAAGGTTTGTTAGGGGTGTCGAAGAATATGAAATAATCCAAAGACGGATAAACTCAAGACAAAATATAACAGCAGAAACAGAGAAAAGAATTGAAAAGGTATCCTATTTTGATCTAGGAGGTATACCTATTCTGAACCTAGTCGCAGCAGGAGTTGCACCCATTAACTGTAATCAATCGTGGCAGGAGAAGCACCCCAAAACCTTGAGATACCCGCGACCTCAGATTGCTCAATCTCCGGTCATTGCTATCTTGTGCGCATTTATCACTAAGTTGTATGACCACAAGATGGACTATAAAGCATTTATCGTTATAGTTGCATGACCATAGCGTGGACTATTGAAAGTTATGATTTAGATTACTCTTTTATGTAATTTCTAGTTTCTCAATGGCATATCGAATTATCGATTACTAAAACGGCGCTTTTAAGTTTCAATTTTAAAGTGTCCATATCCTTAACAGTTTTAAATCTCAAAGAATTGCGAAGTTTAATTTCGTATGGTTATTTTGTTGATTGAAGCGCATACGATACATTCTAAGGACTACCAGGCGGACATTTGTGAATATCATGCTTCACGTATGCTTTATGTAGATTTACCAGGTGATGGAGGAAATTGAATGTATTCAACGCTGCAATTATATGGTTCTTGCTCCAGTTTCAGTAGGGAGATAATCGATTGCCTTTGTCAATGGCAAGGCAATCGACATTTAGTTTTTCGGTTTATTGCCTGGAACTCGtgggaaataaaagaagaaaaggaagacaACTACCATCTCGCTCTTTCAAGCCACAGCCATTTCTGGCTACTAAGAAGCTACTCCTAATTTTCTCACTTACCGATCTTTTAACAATAAGTAGATCTACGTCAGGAGAATTAGTAATGTGTCAAGAGAAATTAGTACAAGAAGCCGTGGATACCCTTCTTGATAATGGAATCCAGGGACAACCAATGAGGGACGGTCATAATAAAGTTTATAAGTcattttctgatgtaattgaaggAAGGAGGGAAGATTTCGTGAGACTGCGCTTGGCAAACGAGTCAATTATTCAGGGCGTTCTGTCATTATCG comes from the Nicotiana sylvestris chromosome 4, ASM39365v2, whole genome shotgun sequence genome and includes:
- the LOC138890061 gene encoding DNA-directed RNA polymerase subunit beta'-like; translation: MCQEKLVQEAVDTLLDNGIQGQPMRDGHNKVYKSFSDVIEGRREDFVRLRLANESIIQGVLSLSQHLASNIGVAKSKIREKEPIAWEILREVMQGHPVLLNRALCES
- the LOC104234432 gene encoding NAC domain-containing protein 17-like, with translation MKLLVDSSTPSSSSACKEIKVFGESNIFPPGFRFHPTDEELVVYYLKRKICRRRILLDAIAETDVYKWDPEDLPDLSKLKTGDRQWFFFSPRERKYPNGARSNRATKHGYWKATGKDRIITCNSRAVGVKKTLVFYKGRAPVGERTDWVMHEYTMDEEELKRCKNAQDYYALYKVFKKSGPGPKNGEQYGAYFREEDWVDDECPVAEVSVQQENSTKHVNEVPAAADDALEELLKRIADDEHVLLEPFFVDNDYALDQLVQEEDTESTLLDQSMEVNLYNHCAVVGPSCQQYNANTSFDLTQSGTSQLQLHEAAEVSSAPVNPEKVLPAVEEDFLEDFLEMDDLLGPEPSVQNFDDSALSIQNFDNQTPNGQIFDKPAGNLGTVQFDDFDGLGEFDLYHDAHLLLDNEGTTVGQNAELYMNNFVNGIAYPDSTTYMSTFQNGMMNNRQMHLNHENQINHQLWRHDESFNVFNPIEGDQSVVHQATSGVVYDNNTNHPVGANQNPIAKKNDGAQSWISSNLWAFVDSIPTTPASAAESALVNRAFERMSSFSRMKLNARNMNVAAGNTSAASSSSGKSKNGFFCFSLLGVLCAILWVLIGISDKILGRYISS